One region of Triticum aestivum cultivar Chinese Spring chromosome 6B, IWGSC CS RefSeq v2.1, whole genome shotgun sequence genomic DNA includes:
- the LOC123135579 gene encoding probable LRR receptor-like serine/threonine-protein kinase At3g47570, giving the protein MFPVLLLLLLPYVLQSASARTFSNMTDVDTLLALRAGLSNQQGALAAWNTTTDFCSWPGVSCSLEHKHRVTVLNLTSKGLAGTITPSIGNLTFLKILDLSQNNFHGEIPSSIGRLFRLQHLNLSGNSLDSDVNSDLKNCTSLESIDLDRNLLTGEIPAWLGGLSNLKTMRMYRNRFTGIIPPSIANLSALEAIDFAANQLEGVIPEGLGKMTSLSSIRLSENHLAGTIPAAFFNLSSLTAFAVAANKLHGKLPSDLGAHLPNLKDLLLGTNRFTGYIPASLVNATKIYRLDMSFNGLTGRLPPEIGMLCPKHLSVSENQIVASTPQDWEFMTLLTNCTRLRVLRLSGNMLGGVLPSSVGNLSAQLQVLYVGYNMISGTIPFGISNLVGLNYLTLSYNQFTGVLPESMGRLNLLQRLYMHNNLLTGFIPSSIGNMTRLLTLSAWRNKFEGPLPASLGSLQEITAIDLAYNKFTGQLPKEIFSLSSLSDTLDLRGNYFVGPLPHEIGSLTVLANLYLSQNNLSGTLPNELSNCQSLVKLMLDHNSLSSTIPSSISKMRGLAFLNLTRNTLSGEIPQGLGLMAGIQELYLAHNNLSGHIAESLENMASLYQLDLSFNNLDGKVPSEGVFSNMTGFLFEGNSGLCGGISELHLPPCPPESMEHTMRKRNLIITIATPTAGIIICLCVVLVFFVIRKKSKARSTTMGGFQFMDDNYPRVTYAELVQGTSGFATDNLIGRGRYGSVYKCDFLLNTMMTTVAVKVFDLQQSGSSKSFLAECETLGRIRHRNLISVITCCSSSDSNQNDFKALVLEFMPNGSLDRWLHMDVHSSQQLQGLTLMQRLNIAVDIADALDYLHNNCEPPIIHCDLKPSNILLNEDLVAHIGDFGLAKILSEPAAEQLINSKSSIGIRGTIGYVAPEYGEGGQVSSCGDVYSFGTVILELFTGMAPTHDMLRDGLTLHKHAENAFTGMLMQIVDPVLLSIEEANLTSLQDGSNTMEHGSNAILSVMKVALSCSNHAPTERMCMRDAAAAIRRITDSYVKNKTN; this is encoded by the exons ATGTTCCCTGTTCTGCTGCTGCTTCTGTTGCCATATGTACTCCAATCAGCATCAGCGAGAACATTCAGCAACATGACTGATGTGGATACCTTGCTGGCACTCAGGGCAGGTCTAAGCAACCAGCAAGGTGCCCTAGCTGCGTGGAACACAACTACTGATTTCTGCTCGTGGCCAGGTGTCAGTTGCAGCCTCGAGCATAAGCACAGAGTTACGGTGCTTAACCTCACTTCGAAGGGCCTCGCCGGCACAATCACCCCGTCAATTGGAAACCTCACGTTTCTGAAAATACTAGACCTCAGCCAGAACAATTTCCATGGTGAAATACCTTCATCAATCGGTCGTTTATTTCGGCTACAACATCTCAACTTATCCGGCAATTCACTTGACAGTGATGTAAACTCTGACCTGAAGAACTGCACAAGTCTTGAGAGCATCGATCTTGACCGAAATTTGCTCACAGGAGAAATCCCTGCCTGGCTTGGAGGCTTGTCAAATCTGAAGACCATGAGAATGTATAGGAACAGGTTCACTGGGATAATCCCGCCGTCGATTGCCAACCTCTCAGCACTGGAAGCAATCGATTTCGCAGCAAACCAACTGGAAGGTGTCATCCCGGAGGGCCTTGGCAAGATGACCAGTCTCTCCTCCATTCGACTGAGTGAAAACCACCTCGCAGGGACTATCCCTGCAGCTTTCTTTAACCTTTCCTCTCTGACCGCCTTCGCTGTGGCAGCAAATAAGTTGCATGGTAAACTGCCCTCAGACTTGGGGGCTCACCTCCCAAATCTCAAGGACCTACTCCTCGGCACCAATAGGTTTACAGGATACATTCCAGCTTCTCTTGTGAATGCAACAAAGATTTATAGACTAGACATGTCGTTCAACGGCTTGACCGGTAGATTGCCTCCGGAGATTGGAATGCTCTGCCCAAAACACCTCAGTGTTTCAGAAAACCAGATCGTGGCAAGTACCCCGCAGGACTGGGAGTTCATGACGTTGTTGACAAACTGCACACGCCTTCGTGTATTAAGGCTCTCTGGAAACATGCTAGGTGGCGTGTTGCCAAGCTCTGTTGGCAACTTATCAGCACAACTTCAAGTGCTTTATGTTGGatataatatgatttctggaacaATACCATTTGGCATAAGCAATCTTGTTGGGCTAAATTATTTAACACTCTCTTATAACCAATTTACTGGTGTCTTGCCTGAAAGCATGGGAAGGCTAAATTTGCTACAAAGGTTGTATATGCATAATAATCTGTTGACAGGGTTCATTCCATCCTCCATTGGGAATATGACACGCCTACTAACCCTTTCCGCATGGAGGAACAAGTTTGAGGGGCCACTTCCAGCAAGCTTAGGGAGCCTCCAGGAGATAACTGCAATCGATTTGGCATACAATAAGTTCACAGGTCAATTGCCTAAAGAGATCTTTAGCCTATCGTCTCTGTCGGACACCCTAGATTTGCGAGGCAATTACTTTGTTGGTCCTCTTCCACATGAAATTGGCAGTCTGACAGTGCTTGCAAACTTGTATCTCTCTCAGAACAACTTATCTGGGACCCTGCCCAATGAACTCAGCAATTGTCAAAGCTTGGTAAAACTCATGTTGGACCATAACTCCCTTAGTAGTACTATTCCCTCATCTATCAGCAAAATGCGAGGGTTGGCATTTCTAAATCTTACCAGGAACACACTCTCTGGTGAGATTCCTCAAGGGTTGGGACTCATGGCCGGCATTCAAGAATTGTATCTTGCACACAACAACTTGTCTGGTCATATTGCTGAAAGCTTGGAAAACATGGCATCATTGTACCAATTAGACCTGTCCTTCAATAATCTGGATGGCAAAGTTCCATCGGAGGGCGTGTTTAGTAATATGACTGGATTTTTGTTTGAAGGGAATTCAGGACTTTGTGGTGGTATTTCAGAATTACATTTGCCCCCATGCCCGCCAGAATCAATGGAACACACAATGAGAAAACGCAATTTGATTATCACAATAGCTACCCCAACTGCTGGCATAATTATATGCTTGTGTGTGGTGCTTGTTTTCTTCGTGATAAGAAAGAAATCAAAAGCTCGATCTACAACCATGGGAGGATTTCAATTTATGGATGACAATTATCCTAGAGTTACTTATGCTGAATTGGTCCAAGGAACAAGTGGCTTTGCCACAGACAATTTGATAGGTAGAGGAAGATATGGATCAGTGTATAAGTGTGATTTTCTGCTAAACACCATGATGACCACTGTAGCTGTGAAGGTGTTCGATCTTCAACAGTCTGGGTCTTCCAAAAGCTTTCTAGCTGAATGTGAGACACTTGGTAGGATCCGCCATCGTAATTTGATTAGTGTCATAACTTGCTGCTCAAGCTCTGACTCAAACCAAAACGACTTCAAGGCCCTCGTGTTGGAGTTCATGCCTAATGGGAGCCTAGATAGGTGGTTACACATGGATGTACATTCATCACAGCAACTGCAAGGTTTGACATTGATGCAGAGATTAAATATTGCAGTTGATATCGCTGACGCATTAGATTATTTGCACAACAACTGTGAACCACCAATAATTCACTGCGACTTGAAGCCAAGCAACATTCTTCTTAACGAGGATTTAGTTGCTCACATTGGGGACTTCGGCCTTGCAAAGATTCTTTCTGAACCAGCAGCGGAGCAGCTGATTAATTCGAAGAGCTCCATTGGAATAAGAGGAACGATTGGATATGTAGCTCCAG AGTATGGCGAAGGCGGTCAAGTTTCTTCATGTGGAGATGTATATAGCTTCGGAACTGTCATCCTCGAGTTGTTTACAGGCATGGCACCAACTCATGATATGCTCAGAGACGGGTTAACATTGCATAAGCATGCCGAGAATGCATTTACAGGGATGCTAATGCAGATTGTTGATCCAGTGCTACTGTCCATTGAAGAAGCCAATCTGACTAGTCTGCAGGATGGAAGCAACACGATGGAACATGGCAGCAATGCCATATTGTCTGTCATGAAGGTTGCGCTAtcatgcagcaatcatgcaccaaCAGAGAGAATGTGCATGAGAGATGCTGCTGCTGCGATTCGCAGGATAACGGATAGCTATGTTAAAAATAAGACAAACTGA